One Malania oleifera isolate guangnan ecotype guangnan chromosome 10, ASM2987363v1, whole genome shotgun sequence genomic region harbors:
- the LOC131166770 gene encoding DNA repair protein RAD51 homolog: MEQQRNPKMGQVHEEPEEVQHGPFPVDQLQASGIASIDTKKLKDAGLCTVESIVYTPRKDILQIKGISEAKVDKIIEAASKLVPLGFTSASQLHAQRLEIIQITSGSRELDKILEGGIETGSITEIYGEFRSGKTQLCHTLCVTCQLPLDQGGGEGKAMYIDAEGTFRPQRLLQIADRFGLNGADVLDNVAYARAYNTDHQSRLLLEAASMMVETRFALVIVDSATALYRTDFSGRGELSARQMHLGKFLRSLQKLADEFGVAVVITNQVVAQVDGSAIFAGPQIKPIGGNIMAHATTTRLALRKGRGEERICKVISSPCLAEAETRFQISAEGVVDIKD; encoded by the exons ATGGAGCAGCAGAGAAACCCTAAGATGGGTCAAGTACATGAAGAACCCGAGGAGGTGCAGCATGGCCCCTTCCCCGTTGACCAACTTCAG GCATCGGGTATTGCTTCCATTGACACAAAGAAGCTTAAAGATGCGGGTCTCTGCACTGTTGAATCTATTGTGTACACTCCAAGAAAAGATATTCTGCAAATAAAGGGAATCAGTGAAGCTAAAGTTGATAAGATCATTGAAGCAG CCTCCAAACTAGTTCCTTTGGGATTCACCAGTGCCAGCCAACTACATGCCCAGAGGCTTGAAATCATTCAGATAACATCTGGATCTAGAGAACTTGACAAGATCTTGGAAG GAGGCATTGAAACGGGATCTATAACTGAAATATATGGTGAGTTTCGCTCTGGGAAGACTCAGCTGTGTCACACCCTGTGTGTCACTTGCCAA CTTCCACTAGATCAAGGGGGCGGTGAAGGAAAAGCAATGTACATTGATGCCGAGGGCACATTCAGGCCACAGAGACTTCTACAGATTGCCGACAG GTTTGGACTGAATGGAGCTGATGTTTTGGACAATGTGGCCTATGCTAGAGCTTATAACACTGATCACCAATCAAGACTTTTGCTTGAAGCTGCTTCAATGATGGTTGAAACCAG GTTTGCTCTTGTGATAGTGGACAGTGCTACTGCACTCTATAGAACAGATTTCTCTGGAAGGGGGGAACTTTCAGCCAGGCAAATGCATCTTGGAAAGTTCCTAAGGAGTCTTCAAAAATTGGCAGACGAG TTTGGCGTAGCTGTTGTTATTACAAACCAAGTGGTTGCCCAAGTGGATGGTTCTGCCATTTTTGCTGGGCCCCAAATCAAGCCTATCGGTGGTAATATTATGGCTCATGCTACCACAACAAG GCTTGCTCTGCGGAAAGGAAGGGGGGAGGAACGCATTTGTAAAGTAATAAGTTCTCCTTGTTTAGCTGAGGCTGAAACAAGGTTCCAAATATCTGCCGAAGGAGTGGTTGATATCAAGGACTGA